CTGACGCCGGCCTAACCTGCGCTCGCGCACCGCGCCGTTATAGATCACGATAGGTCTGGGCGGCCCGGTCGCGGGCGGCCCTGGAATCGAGGCGGCATGGCTGTAGCCGAAGGCGCAATTACCAGACGCGAGGCGCGGGCGCGGCCCGCCTTGAGGCTCGATTATCTCGCGCTGCCCCTGGTCGAGGTGGCAGCAGCGCTCGGCATCTTCGCCCTTGCTCTCTTCGTCTACAACGCAACGCTCACGCCGTCCCTCTCCTACGAGTCCTTCGACGGAAACGAACTGGCGACGATCCCCTACCAGCTGGGGCTGGCCCACTCGACCGGCTATCCCCTGTACACCTGGGCTGGCAAGCTCTTCACCTTCATCCCCATTGGCGACGTCGCACACCGGATCAACCTCATGTCCGCGGCCGGGGCGGCGGGCGGCTGCGCCCTGCTCTTCGCGATCATCCTGATGTCCATCCGCGGGAGCATGCCGTCGCCCGCGCGCGGGGTCGCTCCCCGGAACCTCGCGGCCACGGCTCGCCTCCTGCCCTACGGCGCCGCCGCCACGGGCGCCCTGATGCTCGCCTTCTCGACCACCCTCTGGTCGCAGGCCGTCATCGCCGAGGTGTACGCGCCGAACGTGTTCATGGTCGGGCTGACTTTCCTGCTCCTCCTCCTCTGGGGCCGTTACGAGGGCGCCCGCCTGGAGTCGGCGGCAGTAGCGGGCTCGTCGAGGGCGGCCGTTGCCGACGGGCGCTCGCTGGCGTTATTCGGCGGCTTCGCGCTCGCTTTCGGCCTCAGCCTCGGCACGCACATGTCCAACCTGGCGCTGGCGCCCGGGTTCATCGCCTTTGTCCTCCTCACGAACTGGCGCCTGGCGCTGCAGCCCGGGTTCGTGCTCGCGGGCGCGCTCGGCTTCGGACTGGGCGCCCTGCAGTTCGCCTGGCTCCCGTACAAGGCGTCGGGGATCAACGACGCCTTCATGGCCCGCAACACGCCGGACGACCTCGAGGGTATCTACAACTACACTCTCAACGCCTTCCCGCAGTTCAAGTGGGCTTTCCCGCTGTCCGCCATCCCCGACCGGGTGGTCATGTACCTGGAGTTCCTGCGCGACAACTTCCGCTGGCCCGGTATTGGCCTCGCGGTTGCCGGCGGACTGGCGATGGCCGTGCGCAACCCGCGCGCCTTCTTCCTGTTCGCGCCCGCCTACGTGGCGCAGATGGCGTTCTTTCTCGAGTACCGCGCCGCCGACATCGACGTCTTCTTCATCACCGCGCACTTCATCGTCGCAGTCTTCATCGGCTACGGGGTTGCGGCCCTCGGGGAAGCAGCGCTAGCCGGCGCAGCCCTCGTCGCGGACGGCGCTGGGCGTTGGCGGGCGAGGGCCGCGGCCGCTCTCGCGGCGGTCT
The DNA window shown above is from Dehalococcoidia bacterium and carries:
- a CDS encoding DUF2723 domain-containing protein, whose translation is MAVAEGAITRREARARPALRLDYLALPLVEVAAALGIFALALFVYNATLTPSLSYESFDGNELATIPYQLGLAHSTGYPLYTWAGKLFTFIPIGDVAHRINLMSAAGAAGGCALLFAIILMSIRGSMPSPARGVAPRNLAATARLLPYGAAATGALMLAFSTTLWSQAVIAEVYAPNVFMVGLTFLLLLLWGRYEGARLESAAVAGSSRAAVADGRSLALFGGFALAFGLSLGTHMSNLALAPGFIAFVLLTNWRLALQPGFVLAGALGFGLGALQFAWLPYKASGINDAFMARNTPDDLEGIYNYTLNAFPQFKWAFPLSAIPDRVVMYLEFLRDNFRWPGIGLAVAGGLAMAVRNPRAFFLFAPAYVAQMAFFLEYRAADIDVFFITAHFIVAVFIGYGVAALGEAALAGAALVADGAGRWRARAAAALAAVLLAPLLAQPAVSLARAWDENDQSDNTGINDFYELVFERLPSGSVLIGRGGVFGYDMFYWRYVYNVRPDVDIPLARGFNTRTARPGAPTFTVAPPGSQGTAAVGPGAAPRGLQPQNAWYWPILAAPVQSDESGFQLVRQLTLYEARNEPPPLFVSGVTPKTTVNHNFGAVTLVGYDIDSREVERGGAVHLKLYWRLNGAARPQVATRIGETEYYESHELGFGNLQRLSAPQRQGELLVEEYDLVVLSSIDRGDQPFRIRVSGGAFGQTQSEWVEVGRIRVK